A window from Phaenicophaeus curvirostris isolate KB17595 chromosome 13, BPBGC_Pcur_1.0, whole genome shotgun sequence encodes these proteins:
- the LOC138726017 gene encoding 40-kDa huntingtin-associated protein-like, whose protein sequence is MLSGAGGSGPGPGGAGGSGPGLGGGGGGDGGDFLSRYRLVSAKLRRRFLRKPNVAEAAEQFAALARELRAQESLPYAAWCQLAVARCAQSLFHGPAEAAALAEAARLFLRQERDLRQRLALRGGFGEHAAAAQSCGAFAARLHLERGQPAPAAGPCLELAAALRDTGRPARAAAPLQRAAELLAAARLPVESLRCLAERASCLLLGRDYAGALAALTRAQALAGAGAAGGACPELLARCEVSRVLLLLLLQPPPAKLPPEHARTLERYCWGAGGAGPGPGGGAGGAAAGPLPPELFLLLQSAVLACQEKDARALRALQAELWPLLGAEQNHLLHLVLQETLAPAGQGL, encoded by the coding sequence ATGCTGTCGGGCGCGGGCGGCTCCGGGCCCGgccccggcggggcgggcggctccGGGCCGGGACTcggcggcggcggaggcggCGACGGCGGAGACTTCCTATCGCGGTACCGGCTGGTGTCGGCCAAGCTGCGGCGGCGGTTCCTGCGGAAGCCGAACGTGGCGGAGGCGGCGGAGCAGTTCGCGGCGCTGGCGCGGGAGCTGCGCGCCCAGGAGAGCCTGCCCTACGCGGCCTGGTGCCAGCTGGCCGTGGCGCGCTGCGCCCAGAGCCTGTTCCACGGCCCCGCCGAGGCGGCGGCGCTGGCCGAGGCGGCGCGGCTGTTCCTGCGGCAGGAGCGGGACCTGCGGCAGCGGCTGGCGCTGCGCGGCGGCTTCGGCGAACACGCGGCGGCGGCGCAGAGCTGCGGCGCCTTCGCCGCCCGCCTGCACCTGGAGCGGGGGCAGCCGGCGCCGGCGGCCGGGCCGTGCCTGGAGCTGGCGGCGGCGCTGCGGGACACCGGCCGCCCGGCCCGTGCCGCCGCGCCCCTGCAGCGGGCGGCGGAGCTGCTGGCGGCGGCGCGGCTGCCGGTGGAGTCGCTGCGCTGCCTGGCCGAGCGCgcctcctgcctgctgctcgGCCGCGACTACGCGGGGGCGCTGGCGGCGCTGACGCGGGCGCAGGCGCTGgcgggggccggggcggcggggggcgccTGCCCGGAGCTGCTGGCGCGCTGCGAGGTGTCgcgggtgctgctgctgctgctgctgcagccgccGCCGGCCAAGCTGCCCCCCGAGCACGCCCGCACGCTGGAGCGGTACTGCTGGggcgcgggcggcgcggggccggggcccgggggcggcgcggggggggcggcggcggggccgctgCCGCCGGagctcttcctgctgctgcagtcgGCGGTGCTGGCGTGCCAGGAGAAGGACGCGCGGGCGCTGCGGGCGCTGCAGGCCGAGCTGTGGCCGCTGCTGGGCGCCGAGCAGAACCACCTGCTGCACCTGGTGCTGCAGGAGACGCTGGCGCCCGCCGGGCAGGGGCTCTGA